A region of Drosophila mauritiana strain mau12 chromosome 3L, ASM438214v1, whole genome shotgun sequence DNA encodes the following proteins:
- the LOC117142062 gene encoding cilia- and flagella-associated protein 45: MPCFSASNVRFVSAESQVQQKCNELRARARAQTAAYRPPAGGFRPTTTSFGSFRRPLCDQSAAYDQKQLKRNERDRKRNQGAKQVVLRAGELRRLKDQGKLETVSEKLQRIDQQEEEHRKQLQMVEETRQRFKAIDEAKGVGASESRTTLLSEILEEKQSVLSRAFLARQEQEQEVKQINRMILDAKCKAVREAQIHEKHLLSKALREDDERLARMVNERAQKALTEEDERERLEVEKRNRYAQEIRQQLSERENVRYLEAKRVADEAKDIRRATELLRSQEEQQRAFAQLRKQRFREELQRIRDMSNVFKTMLSEQERLADLRVTAYMRDKQEKERQLKEMKRLAKKEFERRQQRIFTVAAEAMETRQTNDELKYLKERDRVEREYRQREKEAAIARREAERDLLEARAQQAQEMKHRLALEIAHAGEEFAKVMDRMREEEEKQKVMDRHRDAQRQAYRQDLRQQMTDKQAERRRLAELEAGRVQKWLDQEKQRDVNIQQVISAKIAAMRDNCLPEKYLREVEKQLKNIQSSRNRIR, translated from the coding sequence ATGCCCTGCTTTTCCGCCTCCAATGTGCGATTCGTCAGTGCAGAATCTCAGGTGCAACAAAAGTGCAATGAGCTGAGAGCCAGGGCACGAGCCCAAACGGCAGCCTATCGCCCGCCTGCTGGTGGCTTCCGCCCAACCACCACATCTTTCGGGTCCTTCAGGAGACCACTCTGCGACCAGTCGGCGGCTTATGACCAGAAGCAACTAAAGCGCAATGAACGCGATCGAAAGCGCAATCAGGGCGCAAAACAGGTGGTGCTCCGTGCCGGGGAGCTTCGCCGTCTCAAGGATCAGGGAAAACTAGAAACCGTGAGCGAGAAGCTGCAGAGGATTGACCAGCAAGAGGAGGAGCACCGCAAACAGCTGCAGATGGTTGAGGAGACGCGACAACGTTTCAAGGCCATCGATGAAGCCAAGGGAGTGGGCGCGTCCGAAAGCAGAACCACCCTGCTCAGCGAGATCCTCGAGGAAAAGCAGTCGGTGCTCAGCCGCGCCTTTCTTGCCCGTCAAGAACAGGAACAGGAGGTGAAGCAGATCAACCGCATGATTCTCGACGCAAAATGCAAGGCTGTGCGGGAAGCGCAGATCCATGAGAAGCACCTCCTATCCAAGGCGCTGCGCGAGGACGATGAGCGACTGGCACGTATGGTCAACGAACGGGCCCAGAAAGCGCTGACTGAAGAGGATGAGCGCGAGCGACTGGAGGTGGAGAAGCGGAACCGCTATGCCCAGGAGATCCGGCAGCAGCTCTCAGAGCGCGAGAACGTGCGCTACTTGGAAGCCAAGCGGGTGGCTGACGAGGCCAAGGATATTCGTCGCGCCACAGAGCTCCTGCGCAGccaggaggagcagcaacGGGCCTTTGCCCAACTGCGCAAGCAAAGGTTCCGGGAGGAGCTCCAGCGCATCCGGGACATGTCCAACGTCTTTAAGACGATGCTTAGCGAACAGGAGCGATTGGCTGACCTGCGGGTAACCGCCTACATGCGCGATAAGCAGGAGAAGGAGCGCCAGCTAAAGGAAATGAAACgtctggccaaaaaggaaTTCGAGCGCCGCCAGCAGCGCATCTTCACGGTAGCTGCCGAAGCAATGGAGACGCGCCAGACAAACGACGAGCTGAAGTATCTAAAGGAGCGCGACCGCGTGGAGCGCGAGTATCGGCAGCGGGAGAAGGAAGCAGCCATAGCGCGGCGGGAGGCAGAGCGGGACCTGCTTGAGGCACGGGCGCAGCAGGCCCAGGAGATGAAGCACCGCCTGGCTCTGGAAATCGCCCACGCCGGGGAGGAGTTCGCCAAGGTCATGGATCGCATGcgtgaggaggaggagaagcagAAGGTCATGGATCGCCACCGGGACGCTCAGCGGCAGGCGTACCGCCAGGACTTGCGCCAACAGATGACAGACAAACAGGCGGAGCGTCGTCGTCTGGCCGAGCTGGAAGCCGGAAGGGTGCAGAAGTGGCTTGACCAGGAGAAGCAGCGGGACGTCAACATCCAGCAGGTGATCAGCGCCAAGATCGCGGCTATGCGCGACAATTGCCTACCGGAGAAGTATTTGCGGGAGGTGGAAAAGCAGCTGAAGAACATCCAAAGCTCTCGCAACCGGATCCGCTGA
- the LOC117141384 gene encoding putative phosphatidate phosphatase, translating into MHTFKRGFFCSDLSIRYPYKDCTITVPMLLLMMLLLPMLFVAVVEIMRICKRFRTRLYFRNLWRAEATFSFGFIATYLTTELAKHAVGRLRPHFFHGCQPRLDDGSSCSDPQNAELYVEQFHCSNHNLSTRQIRELHVSFPSAHSSLSFYSMVLLALYVHGVWRSRGGVRVLRHVLQFLLLMAALCVSLSRVADYWHHWSDVLAGALLGVTYAAITAAYVGDLLRRRTRSTGRIPPSLNYSHHLHHQLMADNNNSTASAKVHFLAAAASASMTTTTPLDDIQDSDVEDSRDSRNSRNSRGSEDSHDSQDSHAEDEDDNEEVYKPQMSRPATPPTDLTHVV; encoded by the coding sequence ATGCACACCTTCAAAAGGGGCTTCTTTTGCTCCGATCTGAGCATCCGGTATCCCTACAAGGACTGCACGATCACGGTGCCGATGCTGCTGCTcatgatgctgctgctcccgATGCTCTTCGTGGCCGTGGTGGAGATCATGCGGATCTGCAAGCGCTTCCGCACCAGGCTCTACTTCCGCAATCTGTGGCGCGCAGAGGCCACCTTCAGCTTCGGCTTCATAGCCACCTACCTGACCACCGAGCTGGCGAAGCACGCCGTCGGGCGGCTGAGGCCGCACTTCTTCCACGGTTGCCAGCCGCGCCTCGACGATGGCAGCTCCTGCTCGGACCCCCAGAACGCTGAGCTGTACGTGGAGCAGTTCCACTGCTCTAACCACAACCTCTCCACGCGGCAGATCCGCGAGCTGCACGTCAGCTTCCCGAGTGCCCACAGCAGCCTGAGCTTCTACTCGATGGTCCTGCTGGCCCTCTACGTACACGGAGTGTGGAGGAGCCGAGGGGGAGTGCGAGTCCTGCGGCACGTCCTGCAGTTCCTGCTCCTTATGGCTGCCCTCTGCGTTTCCCTGAGCCGCGTGGCCGACTACTGGCACCACTGGTCCGACGTCCTGGCCGGCGCCCTCCTTGGAGTGACCTATGCCGCCATCACAGCCGCCTACGTGGGTGACCTCTTGCGGCGACGGACCCGCTCCACCGGCAGAATCCCGCCCTCCTTGAACTACAGTCACCACCTGCACCACCAGCTAATGGCGGACAACAATAACTCGACGGCCTCTGCCAAGGTGCACTTCCTGGCGGCAGCTGCTTCCGCTTCAATGACCACAACGACGCCGCTCGACGACATCCAGGACTCGGATGTGGAGGATTCCAGGGACTCCAGAAACTCCAGAAACTCCAGAGGCTCGGAGGACTCGCACGACTCCCAGGACTCGCACGCAGAGGACGAGGACGACAACGAGGAGGTCTACAAGCCGCAAATGTCGCGGCCCGCCACTCCGCCCACCGATCTGACCCACGTCGTCTGA